The Thermomonospora curvata DSM 43183 DNA segment CCGCGCTGACCTTCCTGCTGGCCGCCCCCGCCATCAACCCCGTGGTGCTGGTGGCCACCGCGGTGGCCTTCCCGGACTCGCCGCAGATGGTGCTCGGCCGGTTCGCCGCCTCGCTGATCGTGGCCGTGCTGGCCGGCTGGGCGTGGCTGCTGCTGGGGCGGGGCGAGTGGCTGCGCGTGCCGTCCCGCCCGCTCGCCGCCGCCGGGGCCGCGGCGCGCTGGGAGTCCTTCCGGCAGGCGATGCGGCACGACCTCATGCACGCCGGGGGCTTTTTGGTGGTCGGCGGCATGGCGGCGGCCACCATCAACGTGGTGGTGCCCGCCTCCTGGGTGGACGGCCTGGCCGGGGTGCCGGTGGTGTCGGTGCTGACGCTGGCGCTGCTGGCGGTGCTGATGTCGATCTGCTCGGAGGCCGACGCCTTCGTGGCCGCCAGCCTGACGCAGTTCTCCCCCACCGCCAAGCTGGCCTTCCTGGTGGTGGGGCCGATGGTGGACCTGAAGCTGATCGCGTTGCAGGCCGGGTTCTTCGGGCGCCGCTTCGCGCTGCGCTTCGTCCCGCTGACGTTCACGCTCGCGGTGACGGTCAGCCTGGTCGTGGGAGGGGTGCTGCAGTGAGCAGGCCGGCGCAGAACCTGCTGCTGATCACGCTCGGCGCGGCGGTGCTGTGGATCACGCTGGCGACCGACGAGTACCTCAACTATGTCAAACCCGGCTTCCGGCCGCTGCTGGTCGCCGCGGCGGTGGCGATGGCCGCGCTCGGCGCCGCCGGGCTGCGTCGCGACTGGCACGACTCCCCCGGCGCCTCCCCCGACGGCGCCCACGGCCATGGCCACGGGCACGATCACGGGCACGGACCGCGGGTGGCGTGGCTGCTGTGCCTGCCCGCGCTGGCGATCTTCGTGATCGCGCCGCCCGCGCTGGGGTCCTTCACCGCCGCCCGCGGCACCGACCGTCCGGCCGCGCCGCCCTCCCCGCCCGCCGAGGGCTACCGGCGGCTCGTCCCCACCGGCGAGCCGATCGACATGACGCTGGGCGAGTTCATCGGCCGTTCGTTCGAGACGCAGACCGGGATGCCCAACGGACTGACGGACGTGCAGGTGCGGCTGACCGGCTTCGTGCGCTCCCGCAAAGAGGGCGACGGCTGGTACCTGACCCGGCTGAAGATGACCTGCTGCGCCGGTGACGCCGTCCCGTTCCAGGTGATCGTGCACGGGCTGGACAAGCCCGCCGACGGCACCTGGGTCCAGGTGGTCGGCGTCTACCGGCCGCCGAAGACCCGCAGGCCGGCCACGGGCATGCACGACCTGTACGGGCAGAGCCTGCGCAGGATCAAAAAGCCGAAGAACGCTTATGAGTGAGCCTTTTCACCACGTGGTCAGGGGGCCGAGACGGCTCTGAGGTCGCGACGGCGCAGGTCATGACACCGTCCCCAATATGCGGCCGGTGGGAGCGCCGTGGCGGAAAGGCTCACTGGGGCGAAGCCGCGGAACTTTCCGGGGAGCGGCCGGCGCGATGGCGGGCCGCTCCCTCGGGCAAGGGCTCGATGCCCGCAGGACGAGCGCCGGCGGTGCGGGCGCTCATCTGCGGGGGCGACGCGTGAGCGGGGAACACGCCGTCCCTGCGAACGCGCCGGGCCGCGATCAAAGCTGGGGGTAGCCGACCGGCTCGCGTGCGGGGAACACGTGCGAGCCGTCGTCACGGCGCTGCGCGGGAGGCGGCACCGGGGGCGGCGCCGCGGGAGCCGTCGCGGGCGGCGCCATGGGGGAGGCCACGGAGGACATCGCGCGCTGCTCGCCGAGCATGCCCGTCAGGGCACGGGCGGCCTCGGCGTCCATGCGCACGATCACGCTGGGACATCCTGTGGAGTCGACGAAGGGGGATACGCCGGGAGCGCTGGTCACCCCTCTCCGCTCAAGCGCCTGCCGCATCTCTTCGCGGAGCTCATGCGCCAACCACAGGGCTTCACGATCGCTGTCGGTCAGGTGTGCGTTCATCGCGATCTCCGGGGGGTCACGCCGGGGGGCCTGCGGGCTATCCTGCTCCGTTCATTGTGCAGGTGCAAGGTCTGATGCACGTGCATTTCATCAAAAGATCACACGTAACCCGCCGGGGCCCGGCTCGTTGCCCATCTCATATGGGAGGTGTCGTGGCAGCATGGACATCAGACCCCGCCTGCCGGCAACGGGGCCCGCTGCGCCCCGCCCGGCCGGCATGACCCCCTGGGAGCGCTCATGAGCCCAGCTCACGCCGCAGACGAGCCGCCGGCCAACGTGATCGCCTATCCTCGGAACGGTCCAACCGCGCTGCGCATCGCGCTCGGCGCCCAGCTGCGCAGGCTGCGCGAGGAACGCGGGCTGTCCACCGAGGAGGCCGGGTACGCCATCCGCGGCTCCCACTCCAAGATCAGCCGGATGGAGAACGGCCGGGTCGGCTTCAAGGAACGGGACGTGGCCGACCTGCTGACCCTGTACGGGGTGACGGACGGCGAGCTGCGCGAAAACCTGCTGGCGATGGCCCGCCAGTCCAACACCCCCGGCTGGTGGCACCAGTACGGCGACGTGCTGCCGGACTGGTTCCTGGTCTACATCGGCCTGGAGCAGGCGGCCACGCTGATCCGCACCTATGAGGTGCAGTTCGTGCCGGGGCTGCTGCAGACCGAGGACTACGCCCGGGCCGTGGTCCGGCTGGGCCACCCCCACGCCCCGGAAGAGGAGATCGAGCGCCGGGTGCGGCTGCGGATGACCCGGCAGGGCCGGCTGCACGGCCCGGATCCGCTCCGGCTGTGGGCGGTGGTGGACGAGGCGGCGCTGCGCCGCCCCCTCGGCGGCCCGGAGGTGATGCGCGACCAGCTGCGCCACCTGATCCGGATGACCGAGCTGGACCACATCACGCTGCAGATCGTGCCGTTCTCGGCCGGCGGGCACGCCGCGGCCGGCGGCCCGTTCTCCATCCTGCGCTTCGGCGAGCAGACCCTGTCGGATGTGATCTACCTGGAGCAGCTCACCAGCTCGCTGTACCTGGACAAGCCCGCCGACGTGGACCGCTACCGCCAGGTCATGGACCGGCTGTCGGTGGACGCCTGCCCCGCCTTCCAGACCCGCGCGCTGCTGGAGGAGATGATCGACCGATTGTGACCGCGCCCCTTCGGACCGTCCATGTCACCGGGCGGCGCCGTGGATGAGACCGGGGCCGCGGAACCACTGCTCTGAGAGAAGTTGAAAACCGGAGCAAATAGGCGCAAGCTGTCCCCTGTGCGAAGGCGGGGGTGCACGGTCCCTTCCACACCGTTGTCCGCAACCGTCGACAGGACGCACCGATGTTCCAGATTTGGGAGAGCGGAGAGCCCGCCAGGTTCGTCACCGACGCCGAGACCCTCCAAGGGGCGCTCGACAAGGTCGACACCATGTGCCGGCTCCGCCATGACCAGGCCGCCGCAGCGTTGGAGCAGCCCGAAAACGGCTACCGATTCGAGATCCGCGGTGAGAACGGCACCGCGCTGGCGACACTGACTTACTGGCCCGACCCCTCACGCCCTTATGAGAGCGTGATCGTCCGGGAAATGGGCGGGCAACAGGAGGAGAAAGGCTGAGCGCACCGAACCGACCGCAGACGGGCGGCGTGTTCCTAAAGCCGGGGGAACACGCCGCCCGTTTCGCAGGCGCTCATGCCGGGGCGCCTCAGGCGGCCCAGGAGGCCTTGTGGGCGAGGCGGTGCTGCATCAGCTCGATGGCCTCCGGCAGGCTTCGCGCGGCGGCCTGGGCGCGCAGCCGGCGGCCGTCGAGCTCGACGATCGCCTGGGCCAGCGCGGGCCGCGGCGGCGCCGGCTCGCCCAGCACCGTCAGCGTCACCCGCGCCGAGGCGGTCCGGCCCGGCACCCCGGCCAGCACCGAGCGCACCGCGCGCTCGGCGCGCGCCACGTCGTCCTCGGCGACCCGGCCCGAGGTCACCGTCTGCACCAGCGGTTCACGGTCCTTTCCGTCGTGCATTTCCTGATCCCCCAAAAACATGAATCCACAGCGGGCGTCCGGCCCCGCCCGCCTGCTCACATCTATGGGACAAGAATCAGCGGCACGACGTTCGCAAAAATCGGAGAGAGTTCCGTCACGTCCTGCGTTCGCCCAGCTCAGGCACCCGTGCTGTAAATCACTTTTTCCGGCGTCAGCCGAACTGTGACGCGCTTCTCACCCGGCTGCCGGAAAGGGTAGCGATCGGCGCCCAGATATTTCTTGGCCAGGCGGTCGATGACGGCGTCGGCGCCCTCGGTCTCCAGGCGGGCCGTCCCGGACACGCTGAGGTAGTGGTAGTCGTTGTCGGGGTCCTTGACGCTCACCGCCATCCGCGGGTCGGCCTTGAGGTGCTTTTCCTTGGCCCGGCCGACCGCGGTGTTGATGATGACGTCGTCGCCGTCCACATCCACCCAGACCACGGTGTTGTGCAGGGAGCCGTCCGGGCGCACCGTGGTGGCCCAGCCGTGCAGGGGACGGCGGAGCAGCGCCTTGGCGTCCTCGCTGAGCTTGTCCATCGCGACTCCTCACTGTCGTCACTGCGGCCCGCCTCCTGAAGGCGGAGACGGCGCGCCGCCGAAGGTTCCGCCTGAGCTGTTCCCGCTCCGCGGTCGAAGATCGCCCCGCGGCAGCCCTTTTCCGTCCCAGATCGCAGCGCCTGCGCAGACGGCGAACCAGGAAAAAGGTTCATCGCGGTCTGCATCGGGCGGGATGCCGCCGATGCCCTGGGCGCGCCGGGGTTTTACGCGGCCGAGCGGCGCGTGTAGCGTCGGCTGAACACCAGTTCGAGCAAGTGCGAAGTTTTCGTCAGCGCGACGCCAGCGAGGTGCCCACGTGCGCGACCGCGAGCCTGACGCCGAGCCGCCGCCACGGCTGCTGCGCCGCTGGGAGCTGGGCGAGGCCCGGCGGTTCGTCCCGCTGCCGGTGGACGGCCCGCACCGGGCATGGCGGGTGGAGACCGGCACCGGCAGGACCGTCCTGCTCAAGCGGTACGGGCAGATCGACCGCAAACGGGTGCTGTTTCAGCACTCGGTGACCACGGCGCTGGATGCGGCCGGGCTGCCGGTGCCCGCCCCCCTGCCCGCCCGCGCCGGCCGCACCCTGGTGCAGGCCGAGGGCCGGGCCTATGCCGTCTACCCCTGGATCGAGGGGGCGCGGCGCGACGGCCTGGAGCTGTCGCTGGGCCAGTGCCGCCAGCTCGGAGGGCTGCTGGGGCGGCTGCACGCCGAACTGGACCGCCTGGCCCCTCCGGTGCAGCAGAGCCTGCTGGTGCCCACTCCCCGCGCCGCCGACGCCATCGCCGCCGCGGACCGGCTGCTGGCGGCGCTGCCGCAGGACGGCGACGACTTCGCCGCGCTGGCCGGCCGGCGGCTGCGCGAGCGGCGGGAGCTGCTGCGGGAGCTGGCCGACCACCAGCCGCCGGAGGCGGAGGCGTTCACGGTCGGCTACATCCACGGCGGCTTTCACGCCCGCAACCTGCTGTACGGCCGGACCCGCCAGGTGAGCGCGGTCGTCGGATGGGGCGGGCTGCGCGTGGCGCCGTTCGCCGAGGACCTGGTGCGCGCGGCGGTGGCGCTGTTCGCCGGGTACGGCGAGGAGCGCGGGCTGGACCTGGACCGGGTGGAGGCGTTCGTGGACGGCCACCGTGCGGCCTTCCCGCTGGACGCCGGGCAGATCTGCTCGGCGGTGCACCGGCTGTGGTGGGAGCAGCTGTGCGATCTGGGCCCGCTGCGCCGCCACTACCTGGAACGCCGCCGGGACCGCCAGGGCCCGCCGCCGGCGGACGCGGCGCTGGTGACCTGGTGGACGGCGCACCTGGACCGGACGCTGGAGGTCTTCGCCGCCCCCTACAGCGGCGCCGCGCGGCCGGAGCAGGCCGGCCACCTGGATGGACCTTGAGGTCGCCGCACGGACGCAGGAGGACATTCGATGCCGATCGCCGCACCGCCACAGGCGCCCCCGAGGCGGGCCCCGGGCGCCGTCGCCTTCTTTTCGGTGAGGTCGCCATGGACGTGCTGAGCAGCCGGATCCTGCTGCGTCCGGCCGATCCGGCGCGCAGCCACCGCTTCTACCGGGACGTGCTCGGCCTGGCCGTCTACCGGGAGTTCGGGCCGCCGGAGGAACCCGGGGTGGTCTACTTCCTCGGGCAGGGCCTGCTGGAGGTCTCCGGACGCTCCGCCGAAGGGCCGGGCGCGGCGCTGATGCTGTGGCTGCAGGTGCGCGATGTGCACGCCGAGCACCGGCGGCTGCGCGAGGCGGGGGTCACCGTGCTGCGCGAGCCGCGGCAGGAGCCGTGGGGGCTGATCGAGATGTGGATCGCCGACCCCGATGGGGTGCGGATCGCGCTGGTGGAGGTGCCCGCCGACCATCCGCTGCGCCGCGACCCGCGTCCGCTGCCCTCCTGAAGGCCGGATCCGGGCAGCGGACGCGTCACGAAGGCCGGTCAGGGCCGGGCGAAGAGCGGGTCCTCCCGGTCCGCCTCCCCGTTGGGGCCGCGGCCGTTTCCCTCCTGGCCGTTGGCGGCGGGAGGGGCGTAGGGGGACGGCAGCGGGGCGAAGGTGCCGGAGGAGGCGTTGTAACCGGCGGCGGGGGCCTCATACACCCCTCCGCCGATCGGCCTGTTCTCGCCCCCCTGAGCGCCGGGGGCGGGCGAAGGCGTGCTCTGGGCGCCGGAGGAGGGTGGCACCGGAGCGCCCGGCCCGCCGGAGGCCGGCGGTGCGGCCGGCGCGGAGGGGGCGCCGCCGGGCACGGGGGGCGCGGCCGGGGTCACCGACGACAGCACCCCCTGCGCGACGTTCTGCACGCCGGAGGAGACGTTCTGGGTGAGCTGGTCGATCTGGCGGCGGGCCCGGTCGGCCTCGGCGCGGGCGGCGTCCCGCTCGGCGGCCAGCGCCGTCAGCGCCGCCTGCAGCTCGGTGACCGTCTGGGCCAGCTGCTGGGTCTGCCCGGCCTGCTCGGCCAGGCGGGCGCTGAGCTGGTCGCGTTCGGCCTGGGCCTGCTGGGCCTGGACCAGCGCGGCGTCGCGCTCCTTGAGCGCCTCCTCGCAGCGGGCCTTGGCCCGGGCGGCCTCGGCCTCGGCTTCGGCCTGGGCCCGGCGGGCGGCGTTGCGCTCCTCCTCGGCCTTGGTGGCCGCCTGGACGGCCTGGGCCCGCTGCGCCTCGGCCTCCCGCATGACCGCCCGCAGGTCATCTGCGCTCTTGCGGGCGGCGGCGGCCTCGGCGCGCTGCGCCTCCACCGCGGCCTCGGCCTCGGCCAGCTTGGCGTGCAGGGAGACCAGCTCGGCGCGGCTGGACTCCAGCGCCGACAGCAGCTCGCCCTCGCGGGCGGTGACGCGGTCGCGCTCGGACTCGGCGGCCTGCTTGGCGGCCACCGCCTGCTGGGCGATCTGCTGGGCCTCCTCCCAGGCCTGCTGGGCGGCGTCCCGCTTGGCGGTGGCGATCCTGGCCTCCTCGCGGGCGCGCCGGGCCTCCTCCTCGGCCGCCTCGGCCCGGGCCCGGGCGGCGGCGGCCTCGTGGCGGGCCTCCTCGGCCTGCCGCTGGGAGGCGTCGCGTTCGGTCTGCGCGATGGCCAGGTCCCGGGCGGCCTCGGCCCGCACCTCGGCGATGCGCCGCTCCACCCCTGCCACGCTCAGCTCGGCCGTCAGCGACTCGGCGAGCCCGTCGGCCATCTTCTCCAGACGCTCGACCAGTTCCCAGGTCCAGGCGACCTGGCCGGTCAGGCCGGGAGCGTCCCGGTTGCGCTCGCGACGGCTGCGCGCCTCGCGCTCGCACGCCCCGTCGTTGTCCTGGCAGTACCGGATGATGCGGACACCCCCGACCGGCTGCGGCACCGGCCGTCCGCAGTTGGCGCAGGGCCAGACGGTGACGGGGTCACCCACCCGCGCCACGGCGGTGTCGGCGTCCCCCTGGCCGCCCGTGTGCGCGGAGCGCGCGACCAGCTCCGCGCTGTTGACACCGGGCTCATCGCTGTTCGACATGACATGAAACGATACGCACTTGGTACATGGGGCTGTAGGGACTTGGGGATGGTTGTGGCGACTTCCATTCGCCGTGCCCTGTGACGGGCGGCCTGGGCCACGGGCCGCAGTCGTTCCTATACTCCCGGCGTGCGGCAGGGAGGATCCGGACGGGCCGTGGCGGAGGCGCTGGCGGACGTCGCGCGCCTGGGCCCCTTCTTCGCCGTCTCCACCGATCCGGCAGAAGGCGCCGACCCGCGGTGGCGGCCGGTGCCGGAGGGGGTGCCGGCCCTCATCGAGGCGACCGCCGCGCGCCTGGGCGTTCCGGTGGACCGGGTGGCCGCCTCCACCGCCCAGCTCGCGCTGGCG contains these protein-coding regions:
- a CDS encoding TIGR03943 family putative permease subunit, encoding MSRPAQNLLLITLGAAVLWITLATDEYLNYVKPGFRPLLVAAAVAMAALGAAGLRRDWHDSPGASPDGAHGHGHGHDHGHGPRVAWLLCLPALAIFVIAPPALGSFTAARGTDRPAAPPSPPAEGYRRLVPTGEPIDMTLGEFIGRSFETQTGMPNGLTDVQVRLTGFVRSRKEGDGWYLTRLKMTCCAGDAVPFQVIVHGLDKPADGTWVQVVGVYRPPKTRRPATGMHDLYGQSLRRIKKPKNAYE
- a CDS encoding permease, with the protein product MAAMTDRSGLNTADPYDEELLPPPEWAPGTTMSPGTRALWAFVALAAAMAAGRIWVAPRIEAAALETWTTVFVAICVQALPFLVFGVMLSAAITAFVPPAVWRRLLPRRSGAAVPVAGVMGAVLPGCECASVPVAGGLMARGVAPAAALTFLLAAPAINPVVLVATAVAFPDSPQMVLGRFAASLIVAVLAGWAWLLLGRGEWLRVPSRPLAAAGAAARWESFRQAMRHDLMHAGGFLVVGGMAAATINVVVPASWVDGLAGVPVVSVLTLALLAVLMSICSEADAFVAASLTQFSPTAKLAFLVVGPMVDLKLIALQAGFFGRRFALRFVPLTFTLAVTVSLVVGGVLQ
- a CDS encoding helix-turn-helix domain-containing protein, with product MSPAHAADEPPANVIAYPRNGPTALRIALGAQLRRLREERGLSTEEAGYAIRGSHSKISRMENGRVGFKERDVADLLTLYGVTDGELRENLLAMARQSNTPGWWHQYGDVLPDWFLVYIGLEQAATLIRTYEVQFVPGLLQTEDYARAVVRLGHPHAPEEEIERRVRLRMTRQGRLHGPDPLRLWAVVDEAALRRPLGGPEVMRDQLRHLIRMTELDHITLQIVPFSAGGHAAAGGPFSILRFGEQTLSDVIYLEQLTSSLYLDKPADVDRYRQVMDRLSVDACPAFQTRALLEEMIDRL
- a CDS encoding VOC family protein; protein product: MDVLSSRILLRPADPARSHRFYRDVLGLAVYREFGPPEEPGVVYFLGQGLLEVSGRSAEGPGAALMLWLQVRDVHAEHRRLREAGVTVLREPRQEPWGLIEMWIADPDGVRIALVEVPADHPLRRDPRPLPS
- a CDS encoding PPOX class F420-dependent oxidoreductase, which codes for MDKLSEDAKALLRRPLHGWATTVRPDGSLHNTVVWVDVDGDDVIINTAVGRAKEKHLKADPRMAVSVKDPDNDYHYLSVSGTARLETEGADAVIDRLAKKYLGADRYPFRQPGEKRVTVRLTPEKVIYSTGA
- a CDS encoding phosphotransferase enzyme family protein, which encodes MRDREPDAEPPPRLLRRWELGEARRFVPLPVDGPHRAWRVETGTGRTVLLKRYGQIDRKRVLFQHSVTTALDAAGLPVPAPLPARAGRTLVQAEGRAYAVYPWIEGARRDGLELSLGQCRQLGGLLGRLHAELDRLAPPVQQSLLVPTPRAADAIAAADRLLAALPQDGDDFAALAGRRLRERRELLRELADHQPPEAEAFTVGYIHGGFHARNLLYGRTRQVSAVVGWGGLRVAPFAEDLVRAAVALFAGYGEERGLDLDRVEAFVDGHRAAFPLDAGQICSAVHRLWWEQLCDLGPLRRHYLERRRDRQGPPPADAALVTWWTAHLDRTLEVFAAPYSGAARPEQAGHLDGP